GTGAATTGGTTACACCTAATATTATAAGATGAAGTGTAATTTTCTATTTCTCCATCTTCTTAGCAACATAAACGAATATTTAAATTTTGGACTAAGGATTTCAATTTAGAAACACCAACCTCAGGCACTCACTACTTACAGTCAAACAAGGTATTAGTTTACTTTCACATAACAATTAGCAACAGATGTTTTATTACATGAACTTTTATTGGTTGTAGAGATATCCATGAAGATCTACAGTAAAGCAGCCTCACAGCCATAAATTCTTAGAAAACAAACAAAGTCTAATGAGCAGAATATCCACGAAGAAGCCCCAACTTTCAACTCCAAGCATGAAGGCGCTAGCCTTTAAGAAGTCAAGCCATCACCTCAAAGTCGTAGACCAGAATTAACAATATAAAACTCAAATTAGATTTAAGACAGTGTTACATAATACATCTGCAATATTCCCACAAGCTATTATAATTTTGATCAAATCAACTCAGCATTTTGAGCTACCTACTCAAGATCTCTCTATTTTAGCTAGCATAGTTCAAGTTTTCATTATAACTTCGtctcaaaataaaatagcaCGCATCAATATGATTTCTAAATACCAACATTTCCTCGTAACAGAACCTGACTTCAAACCAGGAACAAGTACTATTAAAATATGGCTACTAAATCACTTTCAGCAATGACTAACAACAAGAAAAGAAGTTCATTTGCAACAGAAAGCAATAATAAGCACAAATACCACTGTTCTATAACCAAAAGTGGAAGACAGTTTAAGCAGCGTAGGAAGAAGGAATGGGGCCGAGTATAGTGGTGGTCGGCACCATGAGGGTGGGGGCAGGTGGCAGATGGGTGGGTTTCAGTCTTTCAAATGGGTTTCGATTATTTACGcaccaaaaaagaagaaaatcatgcGGGAAGAAGGAATGGAGCCGAGTATGATGGTGGTCGGCACCCGTGAGGGTGGGGGCAGGTGGATGCAGGTAGCTGGGTTTCAGTTTTCAGATGGGTTTCGATAGTTTAAAAACcagaaaagaagaaattgaagcgggaagaaggaaattattttttatttttgtcttcacATGCCACATTAGAGACTACACGCAACATGCCACATCAGGTGGTCACTTACGGCGGGCATAAGGAAGCGGCAGAGTAGGTTTTCCCTATTTAATTTGCAGCGGCTCGTTCATTCGCATTCAAACTTCAAACGCGGGCCAAGAGTCCGAAAATGGCTCCCGCCGCAAAACATTAGTGATAATGATAATCGCACCCTCATACACGAGTGAAATCAGATATATAGTATGTGAGCAAAACGCATATTCTGTATAGGTTTTGCTTCCCCTCAAGTACCATACAAACAATTCAAAAGCTTTCTCCAATCTCTCCTCGAGGTCAGTATCTTTCCGCCCTTTTTTTTCAACCTTCCGACCCCTTagttgttttgcattttttgtaAGTTGTGGTACTAAATATTTCCATATTTCAGCCATGCTTTTGTCCctaatatttagattttatggGGCTTTCTCCACGGCTGATTAGGACATTAATTTTGTGCTTCTGGGTTTTGGggaatttttcaaagaattaaattataattctgCTTTTCTgttcttgtttttgttgtttagTAGATTCTGGGTTCATGAATTTTGGGCCAAAAGTATTggaatttcttaatttttgtcAGTTGGAGAAGTGCGTTTTTGGTGGATAGAGCTTACGATCTGTTACCTGCGAGTGAGTTTCATGATGAGTGGAGATACTTTTGCAGATGGGTTTCGTAAAAACCGTCCGGTTCTAGCCGATGTGACTAATCGGAAAAGGGCGTTTCCGTTGGTTCTGGGTGATCCAGGACTTAAATCTGGGGATGAGTACGGTAAAAAGATGGATAGTGAAGATGGAGATTCACAGTTTACTAGGCAAGTATGTTTCGGAGTTGAGGATTTAGTCAAAGAGAAATGTGAAACGAAGTTTGCAAGAGATGTTAGTGAAAAGTATTCGCGTCCCACTCACAGGGAACTTGGTTCTTCGCAGGAGAATATTGCATCTGGTGTCTCAAACCTGCATAATGCCAGTAAGGAGACGTCAAGTCTGTTTGATGGCAATGTACCTATTGTTAAAGATGACAGTATACTGCAGAGTGTCATGGAGGTTGGTGATGCATCGAGGGATAGTAGTGCATCTAGCGTTTTAATGCCCACATTCTCCGGACCATGTAAGAACGATCATCGTGGTGTTGGGGGGAAGTGTCAAGATGAGGAAGGAGGACTCAGTTCTGGTGTTATACAATGCAAAACCGTATGCAAAGGATCATTCACACGTGTTTGCAACAATGATGAGAATGATCTGGGTGTCGGTAAATTGGCTTCAAGCAACCACAGATCTATTGAGTGGTCAAGATTGCCTAAATCACAGAGTTCTAAGTTCCATGAATTGGAGAGATGCACGGGACTTAAGGGTGATGATTGTGCTAATTTAAATGCTGGTGACAACATTCTCAAAGGTTGCTCTTGCTCATTTTGCTTGAAAGGTAACCTCTTAACAAGGGAAACCCATCCTTTTCTTGCAATTAAAAACTCCTACATTGTATTATGCATCTTtgaaccaaaataataataaaatattattttattattattattaatttcttttcctaaaattaatttttttatatatattttgcaattaaaataCACTACATAAGGTCTACAAATATACACAAATTGTGCTGTCTTAAAATTGAACATCAACAAATATATGGATGGTGAGTGTGATGAGAGAGAAATAAGTGATAAAATAATGTATGGATGGGGAATAGTTTTTCTCCAAACATGCAGAAC
This is a stretch of genomic DNA from Carya illinoinensis cultivar Pawnee chromosome 3, C.illinoinensisPawnee_v1, whole genome shotgun sequence. It encodes these proteins:
- the LOC122303599 gene encoding uncharacterized protein LOC122303599 isoform X1 encodes the protein MMSGDTFADGFRKNRPVLADVTNRKRAFPLVLGDPGLKSGDEYGKKMDSEDGDSQFTRQVCFGVEDLVKEKCETKFARDVSEKYSRPTHRELGSSQENIASGVSNLHNASKETSSLFDGNVPIVKDDSILQSVMEVGDASRDSSASSVLMPTFSGPCKNDHRGVGGKCQDEEGGLSSGVIQCKTVCKGSFTRVCNNDENDLGVGKLASSNHRSIEWSRLPKSQSSKFHELERCTGLKGDDCANLNAGDNILKGCSCSFCLKAAYILSDLHYQDIKGRIAVLKKSQKETSILVQQSCRGKETEIHGQGNCNKLSKLESDLTGHWKSLFLHMEDILIHERNQLQSSFVALKDLRENCKTDLEILNGRASEKD
- the LOC122303599 gene encoding uncharacterized protein LOC122303599 isoform X2, translated to MMSGDTFADGFRKNRPVLADVTNRKRAFPLVLGDPGLKSGDEYGKKMDSEDGDSQFTRQVCFGVEDLVKEKCETKFARDVSEKYSRPTHRELGSSQENIASGVSNLHNASKETSSLFDGNVPIVKDDSILQSVMEVGDASRDSSASSVLMPTFSGPCKNDHRGVGGKCQDEEGGLSSGVIQCKTVCKGSFTRVCNNDENDLGVGKLASSNHRSIEWSRLPKSQSSKFHELERCTGLKGDDCANLNAGDNILKGCSCSFCLKAAYILSDLHYQDIKGRIAVLKKSQKETSILVQQSCRGKETEIHGQGNCNKLSKLESDLTGHWKSLFLHMEDILIHERNQLNASERSRGLRLS
- the LOC122303599 gene encoding uncharacterized protein LOC122303599 isoform X3; amino-acid sequence: MDSEDGDSQFTRQVCFGVEDLVKEKCETKFARDVSEKYSRPTHRELGSSQENIASGVSNLHNASKETSSLFDGNVPIVKDDSILQSVMEVGDASRDSSASSVLMPTFSGPCKNDHRGVGGKCQDEEGGLSSGVIQCKTVCKGSFTRVCNNDENDLGVGKLASSNHRSIEWSRLPKSQSSKFHELERCTGLKGDDCANLNAGDNILKGCSCSFCLKAAYILSDLHYQDIKGRIAVLKKSQKETSILVQQSCRGKETEIHGQGNCNKLSKLESDLTGHWKSLFLHMEDILIHERNQLQSSFVALKDLRENCKTDLEILNGRASEKD